Proteins from a single region of Apium graveolens cultivar Ventura chromosome 7, ASM990537v1, whole genome shotgun sequence:
- the LOC141673439 gene encoding uncharacterized protein LOC141673439, which yields MASPFIHKPSALYHNIIHVLFIQTTLLTIFTFTSLTEAQSSQCRTSCGDIPIYYPFGIDDGCGSPYYRHILVCSNNENLELRTPSGRYPVRNVSYSDPHILVTDPFMWNCQDGNNFRPTRPFSLDSSTHFSLSRQNDYLFFNCSEDHVIMEPKPIFCERFPDQCDSTCDSASYLCRHLPECASALRGSSCCSYYPKATDSLRLMLKYCSSYASVYWRNVGATQLDNQVPEYGIRVDFDIPVTTRCLHCQDVAKGGGMCGFDIKTQEFLCLCEKGNATTYCKDHEVSHTHSNKGVVAGTVSAVSVAGAIGVGAGIWFWKKVRATAPVTHGVQSNENRLF from the exons ATGGCTTCTCCATTCATCCATAAACCATCCGCATTATACCACAATATAATTCATGTCTTGTTTATCCAAACAACATTACTCACTATCTTTACATTTACAAGCCTCACAGAAGCTCAATCAAGTCAATGCAGAACATCTTGTGGTGACATACCAATCTACTATCCTTTTGGCATAGATGATGGTTGTGGCAGTCCGTACTATCGACACATACTCGTGTGTTCTAACAACGAAAATCTTGAGCTAAGAACACCATCAGGAAGATATCCAGTTCGAAATGTATCTTATTCTGATCCTCACATTTTGGTTACTGATCCATTCATGTGGAACTGTCAAGATGGTAACAACTTTCGCCCCACTAGACCCTTTAGCCTAGACAGTAGCACACATTTTTCTCTATCTCGACAAAATGACTACCTATTCTTCAATTGTAGTGAAGACCATGTGATCATGGAGCCTAAACCGATTTTTTGTGAACGATTTCCTGATCAATGTGATTCAACATGTGATAGTGCTAGTTATCTTTGTAGGCATTTGCCTGAATGTGCTTCTGCACTACGGGGGAGTTCATGTTGTTCTTATTATCCGAAAGCTACTGACTCTTTAAGGCTGATGCTAAAGTATTGTTCTAGTTATGCTAGTGTGTATTGGAGAAATGTTGGTGCGACACAGCTGGATAATCAGGTCCCTGAATATGGGATTCGAGTTGATTTTGATATTCCAGTCACTACAAGATGCCTGCATTGCCAGGATGTCGCCAAGGGAGGTGGAATGTGTGGATTTGATATTAAAACACAGGAGTTCCTGTGCTTATGTGAGAAAGGAAATGCCACTACTTATTGCAAAG ATCATGAAGTTTCTCACACGCATAGTAACAAAGGAGTAGTTGCAG GGACAGTGAGTGCAGTTTCCGTTGCTGGAGCTATAGGAGTTGGAGCTGGAATATGGTTCTGGAAGAAAGTAAGGGCTACAGCACCAGTAACACATGGAGTTCAAAGCAATGAAAACAGACTCTTTTGA